One region of Salvia miltiorrhiza cultivar Shanhuang (shh) chromosome 3, IMPLAD_Smil_shh, whole genome shotgun sequence genomic DNA includes:
- the LOC131018633 gene encoding uncharacterized protein LOC131018633 yields MWERVQNMYHEAQKENPDEIGPRNIESMKGRFKRLNENANKWIAACKEANARKRSGMSQKDIEMEAHSIYEAGGSKFQDLVVFNDVMSKHPKWNLAINEVGDDQESGGSTKRSKTSEDGDYFIPSNPETPTTGGSTMSRPTGRDKAKRKGKGKAMASESNEIYEEIRALRLSRDHENELMTAKIELEREKLKMNSLKNDVINKIVKLIA; encoded by the coding sequence ATGTGGGAACGTGTGCAGAATATGTATCAtgaagctcaaaaagaaaatccaGATGAGATCGGCCCAAGGAATATCGAATCAATGAAAGGTCGTTTTAAACGACTTAATGAAAATGCAAACAAGTGGATTGCTGCTTGCAAAGAAGCAAATGCTAGAAAAAGAAGTGGAATGAGCCAGAAAGATATAGAGATGGAAGCTCACTCAATTTATGAAGCAGGTGGCAGTAAATTCCAAGACTTGGTTGTTTTCAATGATGTTATGAGTAAACATCCGAAGTGGAACTTAGCAATCAATGAAGTTGGTGATGATCAAGAAAGTGGTGGCAGCACAAAAAGGTCTAAGACTTCTGAAGATGGTGATTACTTTATCCCGTCCAATCCAGAAACTCCAACTACTGGCGGATCTACTATGTCTCGTCCTACAGGTAGAGATAAAgctaaaagaaaaggaaaaggtaAGGCAATGGCATCTGAATCAAATGAAATATATGAAGAAATCCGTGCATTGAGACTTAGTAGAGATCATGAAAATGAGTTAATGACTGCTAAAATTGAATTGGAACGTGAAAAGCTTAAAATGAATTCTCTGAAGAACGACGTTATCAACAAAATCGTCAAATTGATCGCATAA
- the LOC131018634 gene encoding uncharacterized protein LOC131018634 — protein sequence MLINNPNLILGTSSSTTKKRYCDREREVGEQRLMSDYFVPNPTYTPELFRRRFRMQKSLFLRIVDVVTANDEYFQQRPDCTGRQGLSPLQKCTGAMRVLAYGTATDAVDEYLRMSSTVTRDAVIHFVEGIISCFGDTYLRRPNQQDLQRLLYVGEQRGFPGMIGSIDCMHWEWKNCPTAWAGQYAGRSGKPTIILEAVASYDLWIWHAFFGTPGSCNDINVLHRSPVFSDILEGRAPNISYVVNGRQNDRAYYLTDGIYPSWAAFVKTISSPVLRKHKLFAQHQEAVRKDVERAFGVLQARFAFIRRPCLIWDRILMGKIMMACIIMHNMIVEDERDTYQNYYDPTEFLMDLPADEDVSIHYSTDRIASLSNYMINRDRLRNREAHKALQKDLIEHIWAKFGTTN from the coding sequence ATGCTCATAAACAATCCCAATCTTATTTTAGGAACTTCTTCTTCCACCACTAAAAAAAGGTATTGTGATAGGGAACGTGAAGTTGGTGAGCAACGTTTGATGAGTGATTATTTTGTCCCTAATCCAACGTATACTCCGGAGCTCTTCCGGCGTAGATTTCGCATGCAAAAATCATTGTTCCTTCGTATAGTAGATGTTGTTACTGCTAACGATGAATATTTTCAACAGAGACCCGATTGCACTGGTAGGCAAGGCCTTTCACCACTACAAAAATGCACTGGAGCTATGAGGGTGTTGGCTTATGGAACCGCAACCGATGCCGTTGATGAATACTTACGAATGAGTTCAACAGTCACGAGGGATGCTGTCATTCATTTCGTAGAAGGTATCATTTCTTGCTTTGGTGACACATACCTTAGAAGGCCCAATCAACAAGATTTGCAAAGGCTACTCTATGTTGGAGAACAACGTGGCTTCCCCGGCATGATTGGAAGtattgattgcatgcattgggaaTGGAAGAACTGTCCTACTGCCTGGGCTGGTCAATATGCAGGAAGAAGTGGAAAACCAACAATCATTTTGGAAGCCGTTGCATCATATGATTTATGGATATGGCATGCGTTCTTTGGAACTCCAGGTTCGTGCAATGATATCAATGTACTTCATCGATCTCCCGTTTTTAGTGATATTTTAGAAGGTAGAGCACCTAATATAAGTTATGTGGTCAATGGTCGTCAAAATGATAGAGCTTATTATCTCACTGATGGCATATATCCCTCTTGGGCTGCATTTGTTAAGACAATTTCAAGTCCAGTGCTCCGAAAGCACAAGTTGTTCGCTCAACACCAAGAGGCTGTAAGAAAAGATGTCGAGAGAGCCTTCGGAGTTCTACAAGCTCGATTTGCATTTATTCGACGTCCTTGTCTCATTTGGGATAGGATTTTGATGGGAAAAATTATGATGGCTTGTATCATCATGCACAATATGATAGTGGAAGATGAACGAGACACATACCAAAACTATTATGATCCCACAGAATTTTTGATGGATTTACCTGCAGATGAAGATGTATCTATTCACTACTCAACTGACAGAATTGCAAGTTTGTCTAATTACATGATCAACAGGGATCGACTTCGCAATCGCGAAGCTCACAAAGCTCTTCAGAAGGACTTAATTGAGCATATATGGGCAAAATTCGGCACGACTAATTGA